A part of Aegilops tauschii subsp. strangulata cultivar AL8/78 chromosome 2, Aet v6.0, whole genome shotgun sequence genomic DNA contains:
- the LOC109747258 gene encoding AAA-ATPase At3g50940-like, whose amino-acid sequence MELPSAASSPSTYKLVDTYKKAAATAASVTAYAVLARGMARELLPPDLCAVVSWGASLVRGHLQPPPAQRCTIVVKRLDGYAINCANFNSFYDDVNEYLATRIDPQSMRRLCLSGTGARKVMSMDSGDSMTDVFEGVQFTWTSVSGDGRKGPDSLELTFDAEHTDMALGRYVPSITAAVEQTRRRDCALKIFMNEGLSWRGISHNHPATFDTLAMDPPTKQAVIADLDRFLKRKEYYRRIGKAWKRGYLLYGPPGTGKSSLVAAVANYLRFNLYDLDLSEVRYNAALQKLLISMPNRSILVIEDIDCCFSATSREGGKERKTLARADYGHGDDDSDDCSNKSITLSGLLNFIDGLWSASGKERVIIFTTNYKDRLDPALLRPGRMDMHIYMGYCGWEAFRMLARNYFLVDDHPLFPEIQELLAEVEVTPAEVSEMLLRNEDADIALLGLVEFLTPKKQGKKDSVKA is encoded by the exons ATGGAGCTCCCGTCCGCGGCTTCCTCGCCCTCCACCTACAAGCTGGTGGACACGTACAAGAAggcggcggccacggcggcgTCCGTGACCGCGTACGCCGTGCTGGCGCGCGGCATGGCGCGGGAGCTCCTGCCGCCCGACCTCTGCGCCGTCGTCAGCTGGGGCGCCTCGCTCGTGCGCGGCCACCTCCAGCCCCCGCCCGCCCAGCGCTGCACCATCGTCGTCAAGCGCCTGGACGGCTACGCCATCAACTGCGCCAACTTCAACTCCTTCTACGACGACGTCAACGAGTACCTCGCCACCAGGATCGACCCGCAGTCCATGCGCCGGCTCTGCCTCAGCGGCACCGGCGCCAGGAAGGTCATGTCCATGGACAGCGGCGACTCCATGACCGACGTCTTCGAGGGCGTCCAGTTCACGTGGACGTCCGTCTCGGGGGATGGCCGCAAAGGGCCGGACTCGCTGGAGCTCACCTTCGACGCGGAGCACACGGACATGGCGCTGGGCAGGTACGTGCCCTCCATCACGGCCGCGGTGGAGCAGACGCGGCGTCGCGACTGCGCGCTCAAGATCTTCATGAACGAGGGTTTGTCGTGGCGCGGGATCAGCCACAACCACCCGGCCACGTTCGACACGCTCGCCATGGACCCGCCCACCAAGCAGGCCGTCATCGCCGACCTCGACAGGTTCTTGAAGCGCAAGGAGTACTACCGGCGGATCGGCAAGGCATGGAAGCGCGGGTACCTTCTCTACGGCCCGCCCGGCACCGGCAAGTCCAGCCTGGTGGCCGCCGTGGCTAACTACCTCCGCTTCAACCTCTACGACCTCGACCTCTCCGAGGTGCGCTACAACGCTGCGCTGCAGAAGCTGCTCATCAGCATGCCCAACAGGTCCATCCTTGTCATCGAGGACATCGACTGCTGCTTCAGCGCCACGTCCAGGGAAGGTGGCAAGGAGCGCAAGACGCTGGCGCGGGCCGACTATGGCCATGGCGACGATGACTCTGACGATTGCTCGAACAAG AGTATCACACTGTCGGGGCTGCTCAACTTCATCGACGGGCTGTGGTCGGCGAGCGGCAAGGAGCGCGTCATCATCTTCACCACCAACTACAAGGATCGCCTCGACCCGGCGCTGCTGCGTCCTGGGCGCATGGACATGCACATCTACATGGGCTACTGTGGCTGGGAGGCGTTCAGGATGCTGGCTCGGAACTACTTCCTCGTCGACGACCACCCTCTGTTCCCGGAGATACAGGAGCTGCTTGCCGAGGTGGAGGTGACGCCAGCCGAGGTGTCCGAGATGCTGCTGCGGAACGAGGACGCCGACATCGCGCTCCTCGGGCTAGTTGAGTTTCTCACACCCAAGAAGCAGGGGAAGAAAGATTCAGTCAAGGCATGA